The sequence below is a genomic window from Saccopteryx leptura isolate mSacLep1 chromosome 3, mSacLep1_pri_phased_curated, whole genome shotgun sequence.
gggaagagaagcagatggtcacttctcatgtgtgccctgactggggatcaaatccaggacGTCTGCAcggctggaccgatgctctatccactgagccaactggccagggccgagctcTCTGGCCTTAATTTCCCACTGGGACATCACTGTAGGGCGTTGCCATTGAGATAAGACACCTTGGTtccaatcccagctctgcctttgAAGCACCTGTGAGCATAGACAAGTCCCTTTGCTTCCAGACCCTTGGTGTCTTAAAGCACTTCTATCTCCATAGCAACACTGCACAGACTGGAGGACTAGAGAGCTGTGTGTCCCTTTTCAACAGGAGGGCAGCGatccagagaaagtgaagggtTAGACACTGTGTGTCCCCCTGCCCCCAATAACATACACATGTGAAAGTGTTCAGCAGGTTGTCTTTAATTATACTCAAAATGCTCAACTCACTGTCCCAGAGAGGCTTGTGGGTGGACTGCAGGACCTCACTGGCCAGCTTGTGGGTGGCCCCGCTTATCCCAGTAGGAACGCAGCCAACTCAAGCCCTCCACTGTATCTCCtgaggggagaaggaggcagtGACACCTCAACCCATGAGGAAAACCTGTCCAATACCTGTCCCTCCAGTTCTCCCCCAGGGCCAGGCCTGGGGTCCCAGCCCACCGCTCACCTTGAGGCTGGTACTCGCAGCCTACAAAGCCTTTGTAGCCTTCATCTTCAAGCAATTGGAATAGATAGGGGAAGTTCAACTCGCCAGGGCTGCCAGGCTCCCCACGGCCTGGGACCTGTGCCACTTGCACATGCCCTGGGGACAGGTGTGGGCAGATGTGAGGCCTAATGGACAGGTGTGGGGTCGGGGtggctgggagaggtgggagcacaGCAGATGAAGCTCCTGTGAAGAAAGGGACCCCTCACCAACGATGGGCAGGAACTCCCGGATGTTTCCTGTCAGGTTCCCGTCCATGATCTGCCAGTGGAATATGTCCTGGGCAGAGATGACTATAGTCAGAGACCCCTCGGGCCCCACCATTCTTCCCAGATTTGGATAACATGCCCTCTGAGAAGCACTCCTTTTTGTCCACATACCATTTGTAACTGGAGGTTGGGTCTTCCAACCTTCTGTAAGATGGCTGCCGCTGGGAGAGAAACCAGGAAGGCTGTCGTGACACTCAAGGAGAGCATAAGAATCAAAAGGACAGGAGGTGgcacaggctggggtgggggaagctCCTACCCTGTTGGGGTGAATCCAGGAAGTACTGGGGGTCAGTGATGCGGGTGTTAATGGGCTCCAGCAGTCCCACGAGGTTCTCCTAGCACCAGGTTGGGTCTGTGAATAGAGCTCTTCCCTTATGTTTGTCCATCTTGCATTGCTGGTCAAGCCCCTCACCGGTCCCTCTCACCTGGGCAGTGCCAGCCTTGTGCCTGGCTGCTCTCTGCACTATGTACCCCCTTTGCACACACAttcatttgtgtgtgtctgtatgtgttcAGTGTCATCTCACCCGAGACAAAACCCCAGCTGCATGCCTCAGGTTCTCCAGAAAAACTGTCTCCATTTCACCCCTGACTGCTGCTCGATCAGCACCCTGGGGTACTCGGCCAGCCATCAGGTGAATCCTGTGGGGAAAATGGGACCGGAGAGGGTGGAGGAGTCCATCCCAGAGGAGGGCCTTAGTTCCCTCAGCTCCCCATGTGCACCTCTTCCAGCTGCCCTCCAACCATGCCAGCCCTTCCAATGGTCAGCCCACCCTCCTGCCTCAGACCTCGGTCCCTCACTTGGCCCCCCTGTACATTCAACCTCTCCAGTGACCTCAGCCTATAAACATGCTTAAGTCTCACCTTTTAGAAATTAGTTTGATCCCTACCCTTCCCAATAATTCCATGCTGCTTGTCTCTACTTCTTGCATCTCTCAGCTTATTACCATCTGATTTCTGCCCTCCCCCAATAGTGACCCCTTGTTGCCAGTTCTTTCTCAGCCTATTTGACCTGCAGGATTTGACATTTATTTGATCAGCCCCACTTTGAGCCTTCTACCTTCCATCACCACCTGACTGACCTTTCTCAACCACATCCAACCCCAACAAACTACCTTTCCAGCCTTTTGAACTCTGCTGAACACACCAAGCCTCCTATTGCCTCTGGCCACTGTATCCCTGCCTGAAATGCTTCTTACATCAAGCAAATGCCCATTCCTTAAGACCCAAATCAACATCAGTACCTGCAGGAGGCTTTTTCTGATTACCGACAGGTGCCTTACTCTGCTCCCACCGTTTCCATGAACTGACCCGCCCTCAAATGGGTCCCTCCTGTTTTCTGTTTACTGCGCTATCTCCCTGGTCAGGTTGAGCTCTCAGCATGGGATCCCAGCAGGAGAGAAGCATGAGAGAGTTGCCAACTGAGAATGACATACGACAAAATACACGAAAGGCAATTTACAAAAGCCCAAGCCTGCAGAGATGGAAAAGTGCCAATGCGCTCAGATTTCTGAGCCTCTCAACACCTGATGCCCTCATCTCCCAGCCCCGAACTACGTGCGGCAGGGTCTTGGGTCActgaggggaaggagaaaaggacagGATACCTGGGACAGCCCAGAGCCTTGGCGTACAGCACAGCCTGCTCCAGCCCCTCTCGGAAGGCCGCCTGCCTCCCGGGAACGGCCCCCAGacccatttcccccttctctcgaTCTCCTGCAGAGAGAACGGGCCTCAGTCTCCGGCTCAGCCACCCGGCCCCCACCTCCCAGGCCCCGGGCTCCGCGGCGCACCCGGGGGGGTGTTGATCAGCACCAGTTGCAGCCCCGCTTCTCGTGCCGCGCGTGCCAGCGCCTCCGGCGGCTCCGCGTACGGCCAGCCGATCTCGGCGGCCTCGAAACCCGAGTTGCCCGCTGCCCGCAGCCGCGCGGGGAGGCCGGGGAGCTCGGGGAACAGCCACGACACATTTGCGGAGAAGCGTAGCGGAGCCATGACCCGCTGGCAGCGCGGGCAGAGTCCACGGCGGCCGGAAGGCGGAAGCAGGTGGGGCCGGGCGGTCGCGTCCGGAGCCCGCGGAGCTGCTGCGCCGCCGGCCGAGTGGGGGCGCGCTGGCGCCGCGAGTCAGGGGCGTGAGGTAtctgcaggcctttttctggttAGAAAAGCAGAGTGTTGTAAAAACTGTGGACAGTCCAGAAAagtgaaatatttcaaaagacGAGAAAGGGAAGCTCGGGGAGAGTCGAGAAGGCCGAGCGAGGACAGCGCGGCCCAGACGCAGGCAGGGAGAAGGCGGGGAGCCCCGTGCCCCTTCGGCTGAGTTTGGGTTGGCAAGTAGGAGCGGCCTGCCTCCAGGGCCCAGTTAAAATGAAGGAATGGGACTTGAACACATACATAGTATTTTTCCTCATTATAAAAATAGCATCTGTTCATCATGGAGCATTTGAAAGCTTATAGCCAAATAAAGAACGTTTAGACCACCGGTTATCGCACCACTCACCCATGAGTTTCccgtacaaattaaaaaaataaacgtggtttctttcttagaaaatttTGATCGTactgtatatgtggttttatgaCATGATTTTCATGTAATATTATTCTGTGAGCATTTCTCatgcccaaaaataaaattcaatttagtaAATTGTAAGAACTGATTGGCTTTACTAAACAATTCATGAATCAGGCCACAGCTTACCTAGCAAGCAGAGATACCCAGAAGAGTTACACAAGATGGAAGACTTTCATAGAAAGAAGGGTGGGGCAAGGAAGTGTTGaacctgaaaaaaatattcctgCTAAAAAGAACTCATCATTAACCAGAGCCTAGCAATCATTGTTTGCCTTGCGCACTTCAGGGAACAGCCACAGACCCCCTCTTACCTGAGCATTGTGCTCCTCTCTCTTGAGTCAATCCTTGTAAGAGGGTTCCCAGGATGGAAATTCAACCAATAGAACTGAGATTTTCCTCATCCAATCTTTACTAACCAAGCAGAATTACTCCATCCCATccaatcaggacagtgctttttggaccaatcaaactgcgATAATTCGGAGTCCTCATTTCCATGAAAACGGACCAATCCTGGACTGAGGGCAGGAACTCTTCTCTTTATAAGTCAgcttcccctctgcctccctggagtACACTTTCAGTTGCAGTTGGAGACTGTGTTTTCTCCTGCTGAGCAGCAACACCAGAATTGTAACACCAAGGTGGACTCACATTCACACTATTTCGCGGTTGGTGACAAAAGTCATTAGCAGAAGAAAAACGAAAGTTCATTGGAGAAAGTAAAAGTTCAAGGTGACCATGACTTGTTGGCTGAGTTGTGTTTTCCATCAGCTAGGCTTGCTGCTGGGCAAAAAGAAAATTTGCCTTCTCCCAGGTTACTAAAGTAGATACACCTTCCTCTCAGAAATGCAAGGTATGTCTTTTCCTATTTGGGATAATTGATGAAGAGTTGGGGCAGAAGGGAGATAAGAGCTTCCTATGTAGACCTTCCCAACACCAATTTTAGCTGAGGTGTCCTTAATTTTTATGCCTGTGTTCTTCAATGTTCTTCAAAATCTTTGCATTAGCTGCTCATTGTTCCACACTAGACAACCCAGAATTTATCATACTAccctgttgatggacattagGGTTTTTCAATGTGTGTGCCTACTATAAAAGCACTTTAATGCACCTCTCAGTCCAATCTCTGAATTGTTTTCTTAGGTTCTTTTTGTACAGATGTCCATTAAAATGTTTGTCCAAGTCTTTTACAGTCATGTGCCACATAACGATGTTTAGGTCAATGAGGAACCACATATATGACAATGGTcacataagattataatggataATAGGCAAAAAGTTAGTTTGCGATGTGGAAAGAAAATGCTGGATCCGATGACGATGTTGATGTTCCTACTGGCTCTCTGTGATGCGAGAAGGCTCAGCATGCTGTCTGCCCACCGTGTGCACTCCTGAAGCTGGGGCCTGGACTTAGCACAGGAGTAAGGGGAGAGGGCGGGGTCCGAGGGAAGCTGGCAGCCTGCTGCCCATCCACACGGGACCGCAGCGCCCCTGCACTCATGTGCTCAAACACTGTGTGCACGAACTCACTTTCTTTCCCTccatttctctttatctctctttccttctggtcccagtcctctctctcccctgtctctcccctccccctctgatTGGGCAGATTCCTCGGGTTGTAAGTACACGGTCGAAAAACAGGAATATGTGTAGATTCTTCATGGCTGTGTTAAATTGCTTTTCAAAACATGTTGTACGTTTACACTCCAAACAGTATATGAGTAGAAGTCACTTGGTCTATTTTCAGGGTTAGCTTTGACAGAAGGAAGCACAGAGTGCACCATTAGGAGCGCCCAGCTTCCCCTCTCTTCTGTCGCTGCTAGCCTGCTCCCCAGGCAGGCCCGCTCAGACACCTGCAGGCCAGGCTGATCTCATGGTGAATCCAAGCGCTCAGGTTCCATTCCTGTTCTGCCTCCAGCAACAGGTTGCCACTAGCTGTTATGGATCACTTGATTTCTCACCCACTGCAGTTGGCATTATACCTGGCACTTTGACTTGTCCTGGACTGTTTTTCTTGGGTGTGGTCCAATCAGGATGTGACCTCACTGAGTTTAATGATTTAATCAAGCAGAAGTTCAGCATGTTTACAATCCAATGTTGACGATACAGAGTAACATCTAAAGGAAgtaatttctttattaatattgcACTGTGAATCTCTAAGTATGAAAATCCTATCtaagactttatttcttttttaaaaggagtTAGTTTAATTACAGGTGGTACAGAATTCAAGGTAGAACAAAGTCTGAAAAACATATAATACTTTGATAGGACTGTGGGCTAGGTGACTGACCTACGTCACAGCTGAGGTTGAAATGGCAGCGCGAGAAGAATTAAAGAGATGAGCCACTGCATGGTTATTATGATTTACAAAAGTTCATACTTAAATATACAACAGGCTCCAAGACACTTCATTCTAGCTTTAAGTAACAAGAGATGCTATGATAGAATCCAAACGTTAAAACAGGAATGGAATTAAGGATGGCCATTGCCCCAGGCTCAAGGAATAGCTTACTTTTTGCCACATTTCTTAGTTCCACCTGTGGCAGGGGCCCTTCCCCACGGCCTCCAGGagtttcttctcctctttttgCTTCTGCTTGAATGCCTTATCTTACTTGTCCATGTCCTTGGCCTGCTTCTAGGGCTGACTCAAGGGTTTCTTCTTGCCGCCTTTGTGACCAGACATGGTGCCTTtaaccccttccccttccccagtcccTGCCACCAGAACTTTGACTTTAAAAGTACCGTTATCTGCTGGGATTTGTAACAGGAACAAAATTTATCCAACCCCCTAAtggtctatactttttttttctttttgagagagagagataagcatcaacttgttgcttcactttagttgttcattgattgcttctcagatgtgccttgactggagatgggatcagcgaccttgggctcaagccgagccatcAGCCCCTTGCTCacgccggcaaccttgggctccagccagcgaccttggataaTGTCAGCAATACtatatgctcaagccagtgagcccgtgctcaaactggcgaccttgggtttcaaaccagtgaccttagcgttctaggtcaatacaccaggggtcaggaacctatggctcgtgagccagatgtggctcttttgatggctgcatctggctcacagacaaatctttaataaaaaaaaaaatgttaaaaatatgaaacattctcatgtattacaatccactcatttcctaccgctcatgttcatggttgcaggtggcttgagccaatcacagctgtcctctgggacaacaacaaatttttatttggataatgtgtaatataCACGGGTCGTTACACATTTTagaatatgtggcgttcatggctctctcagccaaaaagtttcccaacccctgcaacacactatccactgtgccatcactggtcaggttCCACTCCTTTGCTTGTATACCCTTCAGGGCAGCAGAAATGGTGTATGAAATATATATGCATGACTCACTCTTCCTCTTAATTCCCTTAAAACACGTTCActtaatatatcaaaataaatacaaaaggagAACAATACctgtgaaaattattttctttattcattgtttGACTGTCTGTAGTTTATACAACTTTGCAATATAGACATTATCACAAATCTTGATTCTTTgcatttaactttttgttttttagttgagaggaggagagatagtgaggcagactactacatatgccctgaccaggatccacctggcaacaccaaCTGGGACCTAATggttgagtaccaagctatttttagtgcctgaggctgatgtactccaatggagctatcctcagtgcctggggctgatactgaaatcaatggagccactggctgtgggaggagaagagggacagaaggtggagagggaggtgaggagaaggaaatggtcacttctcctgtgtgccctgaccaggaattgaactcgggatgtccatatgccaggctgacactctatccactgagctaccagccaggaccACATTTAACTTTTAACCAAAGAATTTGCACAGGTATGGCAATTAGTTAAGGTAGCAATAATTTGTAAATAGTTACATGGATAATGGCTAAAACTTGAGTGTACAATTGAGTCTCATTTGAACACTGGATTGCAGTTGCTAatgcagtaaaaaacaaaacccaagtgaaatgcaaataaaagcctCAATCAAATTCCATTTTATACCTACCAAATTggcaaaaaatttaaagacagacAATATTAAATATTGGGTAGTATTGAAAACAACTAGAACATTTACTGAAGATGAGTATAAATCACttcaaccactttggaaaacaatgtggTATTagcccttttttgtgtgtgtgacagagacagagagaggaacagatagggacagacagacgggaagggagagagatgagaagcatcaagtcttcgttgcagcatcttagttgaccattgattactttctcatatgtgccttgaccagggggctacagcagaccgagtgaccccttgctcaagccagtaaacttaggttcaagctgatgagctgcgctcaaaccagatgagcccacgctcaagccggcaacctcagggttttgaacctgggtcctctgcatcccagtccaatgctctatccactgctacaGCACCTGTTCAGGTTGTGGCATTAACTCTTAAAGCTGAACTTTCATACACCCTTGACCCAGCAGTTCCTTCCCTAGGAGTATGCCCTAGATACATTTTTACACAAGTGTACTGTACCAGGAAACAAGTTCAgtgatgttcatagcagcactattcatgaAACAGAAATATGGAACTAACCCAAATCATGTATAGATGACTGTGGAATAACAATACATTGTTATATATAAAGTGAAGAGAAAGCTAGTGGCTCAAAGGATAAAACTGAGTTTGCTTTTGTATTAGAGTAATACACAAAGAGCTTAGTGAAGTGTGGGTCAAATTGAAAACATCAGTGTGAACACATCAAATGGATAAATCTCAGAAATATAATCTTGAATGAAAGAAGCATATCACAGAGAAATATATACAGTATGATTTCATTTCTGTTAAACCAAAagcagggaaaacaaaacaatatcttGGGTACACATTATATATCTTTATAAGACACTTACATCCATAAAACTATGAAGAAGAGCAAGTGAATAATGATCATAAAATTGAGGATGAATGTGACCtttggaggaggaggccatggggaTGACATTGGAAACTTCAAAAGTAATGATTGTCCCCTTTCTCATACTCTGGGTGGTGTGGTCCTGTATCTTCATTTTATCACTATTCTTTGgatcttatattttataaatatcattttgtgtctgttttatattgaataaaaacaaacttaaaacctTCTGTATGCATACTGCCACCTGTATGCATTACTGCCACCTGTTAGCACATTTCATGTTATCATCCTCGTTGTAGCATCATCATAATCTCAAGGTTTTTCTACAGACTTGGCTTGTTTGTATATATTAAACTGTAATTACCACTTTTTAGATTCAGCGTGTCACTACTCAGTCTAGAGGTCTTTTATTGTATTACCTGCTCAGAACCTTTGGTAAGCAGCCTGTAAAATGGTCCCCAATGATCTCTACCTCTTGGTCTTTGTGTCCCTTCTCCTTGAATATTGGTTGGACCTCGCAACTCATTTCTAACAAACAGAATACAGCAAAAGTGGTACAGTGTCACCCCAGAGCCTAGTTACAAAGAGGCTGCAGCTTGTGTCCTGGGcaccctctctcactctttcacTCACTTGCTCTGAGATAAACCAACTACCATATCGTGAGACCTACATGTCCAGAGACTGACGCCTCTGGCCAACAGCCAGCAAGGACCCGAGGCTTGCCAACAGCCTTGTCAGTGAGCTCGAAAGCAGATCAGCTCCTGTTGAGCCTCAAGATGATTGTACCCTGGCCAACACCTTGATTGCAGCCTCATGACAGACAAGGTTTGAGCCAGAGACAGCTGAGCCACACCCGATTCCTGACCTACTGAAGCTCTCTGATAGTAAATGTTTGTTTCAAGCCACTGAGTTTAGGGGCAACTTGTTAGCAGCAATAGAGAACTAATAGAggatctctttcttcttctgggtACAATTCCCTCGTTTGGGGGAATTTTATCACTTTCAGTTCTTTCCCTTAAGGTGTAAATGAGTGCTGCCATCTTCTTATATGATTATCTCTTCAGAGACACAGTGACTGGTCAATGAATGGGCACCTGACCTACGATGTCTCAGCCACAGCACCTGTTGTAGACATTGTGGTTGTCCACCAAACATCcattccctcctttcccctttctagGGAACCATATGTCATGGGGACAGTCAGCCAGAGAGAATAAAGCTCATGTACAAGCTTAGTGGCAAAGAAAACCCGAGAGAGACATTGTACTCAGCACTTGGCACCTCTGTAAGGGAACCAACCAGGCTGGCCTCCATTGCTTCGTCTTAACTCTTTCCAAAACCAAAATGGACCAGAACTAACTTGCTTTTCCCATCCTAAGATGCAGCATTGTGCACATTTCAAGAAACACTTGGTTCTCctggttaaaaataataataataataataataataataataataaagatctgaACCCTGGACACTGGGGCTATGTATTTACATCATATTAtgaatttatataatttcatGTAGCTTGCAAGGGTAGGCTGGATGACCACACAGAAACTTAGGGATTTTAGTGTCTAAGAGGGAGTCTTTATCCTTCAATCTCATGAGTTTATTTATGCTGATGTTTTATTTCACCCAGTCCTCATTAAGTGCTTTTCTGCGTTGCTCTAATACAAGAGCATTTGCATTTCTatttcacttgctttttttttttgaactaccagtcttttttttttatcatttttatgcaGCATGTTCAAACCAGATTTTATATATCatgttatatattttcatatcCAGCCATGTGTTCAGTTACAGCTGCCTAGATTTAAGAATATCAACATTCAAGTgtcagtctattttttttttttttttttgagccattGAGTCTGCATTTCTAAGGCTTTGGAATTTAACTTTCCTACTTTACTCAATTTTACCAGTAATAGTCCATATCACACGGATTCATGAAAGCTTGTAACTGTGTCAAGAAGGAAACTGAATCTCcggttaaatttttctttcatagGCTTCTATTATATTCAAGCATGTCATAGAGGAATATGTGTAGTACATCTAACATGAGGACTCTAACTAAAAGTTCAGCACATTTAAACAGAATCATCTCACGCACAGTGCATTGAATAACATCATTatacaaaacagtactgaatcactttataaaatttgtgctTGCATGAGCGATCATCTATATTCTTGGAAGATTATAATATTTACCATTCCATGTTATACAccctttaaatttttccattgatttgagagagggagaggaagggggggagggaaaaagagagagagaagcatcagcttgttgtttcacttaattgcTCCGTTTAATTGTtccgtttagttgtgcactcattgatagcttctcatcacagctgccctgaccaggggatcaaacccatgacctcagcacaccaggggtgacactctatccactagaAGCACATGTAACTAGCGCTTTATCTTTAGTTTCTATTCCAATTGGGTGATTGGGTCACATCCAAAAACTCCTGTTGTGCCCCTCCCTTATATAAGCATGCTCTTAGTAACACAAGAAGGCTCTTGCAGCCTTAACTAATGGAGTGTTAAGTAATTAACACACCCATCCATATGCAAactttaaacttaaataaaaccAATATATGTATGACTCAAAGGGTACAAGTGTGATTATTCAaaaagttggatttttttttttacatttggagTTTTGAAAAATCTCAGTGACCCTGACTATGGAATCTTCCTCTTcccttgtttaattttcacactcATGAATTCTACCAATGAtgttatgcatatattttttgcaATATACTTTTTTCCATATAACAGTATATGTAGGaagtctttccttttaaaaatgtaaactcaatctatctttttcttttttttttttttgtatttttctgaagctggaaacggggagagacagtcagacagactcctgcatgcgcccgaccgggatccacccggcacacccaccaggggcgacgctctgcccaccagggggcggtgctctgcccctccaggggtcgctctgccgcgaccaaagccactctagcgcctggggaagaggccaaggagccatccccagctcccgggccatctttgctccaatggagccttggctgcaggaggggaagagagagacagagaggaaggagtgggggggtggagaagcaaatgggcgcttctcctatgtgccctggccgggaatcgcacccgggtcccccggcacgccaggccgacgctctaccgctgagccaaccggccagggcctaaactcaATCTATCTTActgtctcttttccctttcttgagCCAttcttttgtttggttggttttaaattttttttctccattgatttgagagggggagcatcaacttgttgttacacttagttgtgcactcattaatcacttctcatctgtgccctgccCCGTGTTCCAACCCACAAACAACCTCAGCGCACTGggagacactctatccactgagcaacctggccagagcctctttGACTATTCTTTTAACTgcattttatttcagaatatgAAAGTTCTGTTGTGCCCCTATTAATGGACAATAAGGTTGTTTCCAATTCATCACTCTTACAAACAGTAGGTAGGCATCCTTATATatgccattgtgtgtgtgtgtgtgtgtgtgtgtgtgtgtgtgtgtgcgcgcgcacgcaaaTATGAGTATTTCTCCAGTATATATCCCTAGAAGGGGACTCTCTGGGCCAGAGAACATGCACAAAATTCTAATTCACTGCTAAATCACCCTTCAAAAGGCTTTATCAATATACATTTCTACTAACAGCTTATGAGTGCCTGTTTCCCTACATGCTCATCAACTAagatttttgccaatctgaaggggaaaaaacattttaaaaagcaaactcttGATTATTACTGAGGTTGGACATTTTTCCAGACATTTGTCATTAATATTTCCTCTTGTGAATTGCTTATTTGtagcctttgttcattttttttaaaggagaaaatcagtttgggtttgtttttattttttttaatgcattcattggttgattcttgtatgtgccctgaccagggattgaacccacaaccttggcatgtcgggacaatgctctaaccaactgagctgcccgtCAGGGCCAGCCTTTGTTCACTTCTTAATTGGAttcttggtgttttttgttttgtttttttgttgttgttttttcaagattttatttattcattatagagagggaagagagagagagaaggggaggagcaggaagcatcaattcccatatgtgctttgaccaggtaagcccagggttttgaaccggcaacctcagcgtttccaggttgacgctttatccactgtgccaccacaggtcaggcaagattcttGGTGTTTTAATTAAGCAGTTTGTAGGTGTTCTTTACAGAAATTCTGGATATTAAGTCTTCGTCTGGTTTTGCTTATCTTTGACTTTATTTAAAGTGTTATTTGCTGTTCAAGTATTGGAGGAGTGCCGCCTTTCTATCCAGGTTCTTGCGCCCCAGTGGAAGGGTGTCCGCCCTCCAGGAGGAAGACTCCTGGCCTCCTGCCCCACCTTCTTGGTCTTCCCTGAGGGAAGGCGAGTGACTCGACTTCTTGGTAACTTTGGGAGAAAAAAGGAGCCAAAATGCTCAGCTCAGT
It includes:
- the HYI gene encoding putative hydroxypyruvate isomerase isoform X1 translates to MAPLRFSANVSWLFPELPGLPARLRAAGNSGFEAAEIGWPYAEPPEALARAAREAGLQLVLINTPPGDREKGEMGLGAVPGRQAAFREGLEQAVLYAKALGCPRIHLMAGRVPQGADRAAVRGEMETVFLENLRHAAGVLSRENLVGLLEPINTRITDPQYFLDSPQQAFLVSLPAAAILQKVGRPNLQLQMDIFHWQIMDGNLTGNIREFLPIVGHVQVAQVPGRGEPGSPGELNFPYLFQLLEDEGYKGFVGCEYQPQGDTVEGLSWLRSYWDKRGHPQAGQ
- the HYI gene encoding putative hydroxypyruvate isomerase isoform X2 → MAPLRFSANVSWLFPELPGLPARLRAAGNSGFEAAEIGWPYAEPPEALARAAREAGLQLVLINTPPGDREKGEMGLGAVPGRQAAFREGLEQAVLYAKALGCPRIHLMAGRVPQGADRAAVRGEMETVFLENLRHAAGVLSRENLVGLLEPINTRITDPQYFLDSPQQAAAILQKVGRPNLQLQMDIFHWQIMDGNLTGNIREFLPIVGHVQVAQVPGRGEPGSPGELNFPYLFQLLEDEGYKGFVGCEYQPQGDTVEGLSWLRSYWDKRGHPQAGQ